From Mucilaginibacter gotjawali:
GACAGGCGTTTACTGCCAGCTATCAACCCAGTACCTTACTTTTGTGGCTACTGATGCTCACAAGCTGGTACGTTACCGCCGCAAAGATGCCAAGGCAGCAAGTACTACCTCGTTCATCCTGCCAAAAAAGGCATTAACTTTATTAAAATCATCGTTACCATCTGATGATGTAAATGTATCGGTAGAGTATAACAGCACCAGCGCGTTTTTTAAATTTGGGAATATTAACCTGGTTTGCCGCCTGATTGATGAACGCTACCCGGATTATGAAGCGGTGATCCCGTTAAATAACCCGAATAAACTAAGCATTGACCGACTGTCGTTCCTGGGGTCATTAAGCCGCGTGGCTATTTATGCCAACAAAACTACCCACCAGGTAAGGCTGAAAATAAACGGAAGCGAACTGAATATCTCCTCGGAAGATATTGATTTTGCCAACGAGGCGCATGAGCGTTTAACCTGCCAGTACGAAGGCGAGGATATGGAAATAGGATTTAACGCCCGTTTTTTAATTGAAATGCTGAAGAACCTGAGCTGCGAAGAAGTGTCGCTGGAAATGTCGACCCCTAACCGTGCGGGCTTATTGTTACCGCAGGGTGGCGATGAAAACGAAGATGTACTGATGCTGGTAATGCCGGTTATGCTGAACAGCTACGCGTGATAATTAGTGAATAGTTGAATTAGTGAGTGGTGAGCAGTAAATAGCTTGAACGAACCACTGACCTGATGACATAATGACCCAATGACATAATAATGAAGGTCCGGTACAACGCCGGACTTTTTTATTCATCGTTATAACAAAACGTATTATAAGCAGTTATAATAAACGTATATGATCAAACGCCTTTATATAGTCTATTTTTTTGCTGCATTGTTAGCCTTTGAATCATGCAAGAACAACGATTCGGTTATTAAAACGGTGCTATATGCAGGTGTGAACGTAGTAAATGCATCGGCAGATACGCTGAACTTTTATTTAAACGGTACCCGCCAGAACAACACTTCGAGTTTGTATCCGGGAAGCCAGAGTTATTATTTACCTGTACCCCAGGGAGCCGAAAATTTTCAGTTTAAAAAGGCCGGAACGTTTAATGTATTATTTAGTGTGCCGTTGACATTGAAAGACAGCACAAACTATTCGATATACCTGGCCGGCGAAACTGCTGATAATTCATTCAGCACTGTTGATGTTCTTTACCCGGATACAACACCAAACAAAACCCAGATCAGGTTTGTCAACGCATCGCCGGATGCCGGAAACCTTGATGCATATGTTGGTGATACGCTGAATTATAAAACAAGCGCATATAAAACAAGTTCAGCATTTTTTGTTACCGGCAGCGGGATAAAAAACGTAAAGGTATATCAAACAGGTTCTGCAACACCACTTATTGATACGCCTATTACGTTTCAGCCCAAGTATATTTACTCTTTGGTTTCAAGGGGCAAGTTAACAGGGACAGGTAGCGCCAAATTTAGCATAGGCATAGTTATAAATTATAATGGACAATGAGTTCGATAACCAATAGCAACAAAAATGGTATTACAATAACACTGGTTATTTTTGCCTGTGTTGCATTTTTAGTATTTGTGATCTCCTCCTGTGGTAAATCCGGCAATGCAAGCCCGAAGGGGCTAAATATCCAGTATGAGATTTTAAATTTAAGCCCGGATATGATGCCTGTTAGTTTGTTTATTGATAATAAGCAGGTAAATTCAGCGCCCTATATTTTTGGCGTGCGCCAGGGGTATTTTTATGTGCCCTCAACGGATGTGCCGTACCAGATCCGGTCCGTTCAGTATTCAGGAACTACCTATCTTACGCGAACAGATTCATTGAAAGCTGGGGCAAAATATTCTTTGTTTATAGTTGGTTCGCGGGGAGACGGGTCAGACACCACCATATTCACTGTCGATACATCGGGTACGCCCACACCCGGCCGCGGTAAGATCAGGTTTGTTGACGCCTCGCCATCGGGGACCGGTGGCCTGGATGTTTTAGCCAATGACACTCCTTTGTTTTCTGGGGTCGCTTATCAAAAGATTAGTAAATACATCGAACTGCCCGTGGGTAATTACGACCTGAAGATCCAGCCAACCGGCACCACCACGGTTATAAAGGAACTTACCCCGGTTACCATACAGGACGGGCGCTTATATACTTTATACGCCTATGGGTACACTTCCCGGGCAGATACGGCAGCATTTAATGCGGCCACGATAGTTAATAAGTAATTGTTTGAGTTGATTGGCTGAGTGGTTGTTTTTTTTGGGGGCATCGAAAGAATAGCTTTACTGATACTGTTAAACGGTAGAACTATTAACTGATTAAAATTTATATTTTTGGCAAAAAATAAATAGCCTTGGAAATTTTAAAGAGCCTCATCGACTTTATCGTACATATTGACAAACACTTGTCGGCAATTATCAGCCAGTATCATGCGCTTACTTACC
This genomic window contains:
- the dnaN gene encoding DNA polymerase III subunit beta; protein product: MRFIVSTSTLLKQLQSVSGALSNSTVLPILENFLFEIKDGNLTISATDLQTSMTTSLTVEAKENGRIAIPSKILLETLKSLPEQPIAFSVDDKTFAIEINAGDGKYKLSGENGEDFPKIPVVENASSVNLPASVLAEAINKTIFAVSNDELRPAMTGVYCQLSTQYLTFVATDAHKLVRYRRKDAKAASTTSFILPKKALTLLKSSLPSDDVNVSVEYNSTSAFFKFGNINLVCRLIDERYPDYEAVIPLNNPNKLSIDRLSFLGSLSRVAIYANKTTHQVRLKINGSELNISSEDIDFANEAHERLTCQYEGEDMEIGFNARFLIEMLKNLSCEEVSLEMSTPNRAGLLLPQGGDENEDVLMLVMPVMLNSYA
- a CDS encoding DUF4397 domain-containing protein; translated protein: MIKRLYIVYFFAALLAFESCKNNDSVIKTVLYAGVNVVNASADTLNFYLNGTRQNNTSSLYPGSQSYYLPVPQGAENFQFKKAGTFNVLFSVPLTLKDSTNYSIYLAGETADNSFSTVDVLYPDTTPNKTQIRFVNASPDAGNLDAYVGDTLNYKTSAYKTSSAFFVTGSGIKNVKVYQTGSATPLIDTPITFQPKYIYSLVSRGKLTGTGSAKFSIGIVINYNGQ
- a CDS encoding DUF4397 domain-containing protein; this encodes MSSITNSNKNGITITLVIFACVAFLVFVISSCGKSGNASPKGLNIQYEILNLSPDMMPVSLFIDNKQVNSAPYIFGVRQGYFYVPSTDVPYQIRSVQYSGTTYLTRTDSLKAGAKYSLFIVGSRGDGSDTTIFTVDTSGTPTPGRGKIRFVDASPSGTGGLDVLANDTPLFSGVAYQKISKYIELPVGNYDLKIQPTGTTTVIKELTPVTIQDGRLYTLYAYGYTSRADTAAFNAATIVNK